In one window of Camelina sativa cultivar DH55 chromosome 15, Cs, whole genome shotgun sequence DNA:
- the LOC104744610 gene encoding uncharacterized protein LOC104744610: MECNKEDAANAKQIAEEKMEAGDFVGAHKFVTRAQRLFPNLENLLQMITICDVHSAAINKIKGLENWYGILQVQPLVADADTIKKQYRKLVLLLHPDKNKFPGAEAAFKLVGEANRVLSDRMKRSQYDVRYRSHSILANRHANANSGRHCAATNNAAHNIASVHTFWTSCRHCGRWYKYLKEYMDTVMHCSSCRNNFVARSMRCDGVPPGSSTAGKKDFQYQGMYNTSRQNAPTEAESASAAAEMDKNGTVEGKLNKKNQVNQEKGADDRELKKDEGCTDNNTEGSRPQNGETGSMKDSAEIPKADVLKPQPQIKETDTTAGESILDSSAPKKTKAYKRRRKTVDESSKSFEVDSSVAAGAKTDTKGGSDGDFVNPPSKKTKPGCKSEDNKSAEQADSGVSSASSHANKGNEDILSSKNKVSGGCNGNGEDAALLSKIDRVENGYKANENPNTLDVPDPELNVFDVERNTEIFAVNQVWSTTDSRDGMPRKYVRVENVLNAEFKLRITYLEPVCDENDDCIPVACGKFKNGKTEEVENRSIFSGQMHHLLCNKIVSIYPRKGEIWAIFRGWNKEWNNSVEKHKLPYKYDFVEIVSDFDDVIGVGAAYLGKLKGSRPLFHREAKYGIRQIQFFPEDMLRFSHKVPAIKMTRKEKECVPADSYELDPAALPKYILQVDAVEMEMDSEILKDKADSPYPEAPKVGAKVKLVPETAPSPRKRRKSDDDNCVCCNLGEVKQGTNRSHDISSCEVDEKNTPNKSRKNGEATDGFKLRKSPRLQTIPSQQGDGKKSHKQGNKMNNSKKSDKDLVTDSLGVDEKNTPNKCRKNGEATDVYRLRKSPRLQTIPSQQGDEKKSAKQGRKMNNPMKTDKGLVTDSLGVDEKNTPNESKKNGEATDVFTLRKSPRLQTNSNQQGDEKESAKQGRKMNNPKKTDKGLVTDSLGVDEKNTPNESRKNGEATDVFTLRKSARLQTNSNQQGDEKKSAKQGRKMNNPKKSDKGRMTDSSGVRKSPNGIHQSAESQEGESSKKQGRNGETPSLSKLSDLPSQVDGSTYEFPNTSPVSPNCKRPRRNAFDFKNLRSEDKFGVNQVWAIYSNDKGIPSEYVKITKVETKPKFVLRGTPTKLYPPSTEPVTRPVSCGEFKLKNGRPKIFPCASFSHQVKPFDSSKMFIVKVYPRKGEIWALYKNCDSSEEHDIVEVVEDNCDGEIVKVVALTAKGSSSLYTTQRKEGAGADFIDIPKAEMSRFSHQIPAVKTRQVKGGYWELDPIAIPTRTKVFD, translated from the exons ATGGAATGCAATAAAGAAGATGCTGCGAATGCAAAACAAATTGCAGAGGAAAAGATGGAGGCTGGTGATTTTGTTGGAGCTCATAAATTTGTTACCAGGGCTCAAAGACTCTTCCCTAATCTCGAAAACTTACTGCAGATGATTACCATATGTGATGTGCATTCTGCTGCAATTAATAAAATCAAAGGGCTTGAGAATTGGTATGGTATCCTTCAG GTTCAGCCTTTGGTGGCTGATGCCGATACAATCAAGAAGCAATACAGAAAGCTTGTCCTGCTTCTCCATCCAGACAAAAACAAGTTTCCTGGTGCAGAGGCTGCTTTCAAGTTGGTTGGAGAAGCAAACAGAGTGCTTTCTGATCGGATGAAACGCTCTCAGTATGATGTCAGATACAGATCCCATTCAATTTTAGCTAACAGGCATGCAAATGCAAACTCGGGTCGCCACTGTGCTGCTACAAACAATGCTGCCCACAATATTGCAAGTGTTCACACATTCTGGACGAGTTGCAGGCACTGTGGCCGTTGGTATAAATACTTGAAAGAATATATGGACACAGTTATGCACTGTTCCAGTTGCCGGAACAATTTCGTTGCCCGCAGCATGAGGTGTGATGGAGTGCCTCCTGGTAGTTCAACGGCTGGTAAAAAAGATTTTCAGTATCAAGGGATGTACAATACATCTAGGCAGAATGCTCCTACTGAAGCAGAATCAGCAAGTGCAGCAGCTGAGATGGATAAGAATGGAACAGTTGAAGGGAAACTCAACAAGAAGAATCAAGTTAATCAGGAAAAAGGTGCTGATGACAGGGAACTCAAGAAAGATGAGGGTTGTACCGATAATAACACTGAAGGAAGCAGACCCCAGAATGGTGAGACAGGTAGTATGAAAGATTCTGCTGAAATACCTAAAGCTGATGTATTGAAGCCGcaaccacaaataaaagaaacagaTACTACTGCGGGAGAGTCAATACTTGATTCATCAGCTCCGAAGAAAACTAAGGCATACAAAAGGAGGAGAAAAACGGTTGATGAATCCTCTAAGAGTTTTGAGGTGGATAGCTCTGTTGCTGCTGGGGCTAAAACAGATACAAAGGGGGGAAGCGATGGTGATTTTGTCAACCCTCCaagtaaaaagacaaaaccaGGCTGTAAATCTGAGGATAATAAGTCAGCTGAACAGGCTGATTCTGGGGTCTCTTCCGCGTCTTCACATGCTAATAAAGGAAATGAAGACATCTTGTCATCCAAAAACAAAGTTAGTGGAGGCTGTAATGGTAATGGAGAAGATGCAGCCTTGTTGAGCAAGATTGATAGAGTTGAAAATGGATACAAAGCTAATGAAAACCCTAATACACTTGATGTACCTGATCCGGAGTTAAATGTGTTTGATGTTGAACGGAATACAGAAATTTTTGCTGTCAATCAAGTGTGGTCTACAACTGATTCTAGAGATGGTATGCCTAGGAAATATGTTCGGGTAGAGAATGTGTTGAATGCCGAGTTCAAGCTGCGGATTACCTATCTTGAGCCTGTATGTGATGAGAATGATGATTGTATTCCAGTTGCTTGTGGTAAGTTTAAAAATgggaaaacagaggaagttGAGAACCGCTCAATCTTTTCAGGTCAAATGCATCACTTGCTTTGCAACAAGATTGTTTCCATCTATCCTAGGAAAGGAGAAATATGGGCCATTTTCAGAGGATGGAACAAGGAATGGAACAATAGTGTAGAAAAGCATAAATTACCATACAAGTATGACTTTGTGGAAATTGTGAGTGATTTTGACGATGTTATCGGTGTTGGAGCGGCCTACCTGGGTAAACTAAAAGGTTCTCGTCCGCTATTTCACAGGGAGGCAAAGTATGGAATTCGCCAGATTCAATTTTTTCCGGAAGATATGCTTAGATTTTCTCACAAAGTACCAGCAATCAAAATGAccagaaaagagaaagagtgtGTTCCAGCTGACTCATATGAACTGGATCCTGCTGCATTACCAAAGTATATACTTCAGGTTGATGCAGTTGAAATGGAAATGGATAGTGAGATCCTGAAAGATAAAGCTGATAGCCCTTATCCCGAAGCTCCCAAGGTTGGAGCGAAGGTCAAGCTAGTTCCAGAGACCGCACCATCCCCAAGGAAACGTCGGAAATCTGATGATGATAATTGCGTTTGCTGTAATCTTGGGGAAGTCAAACAGGGAACAAACAGAAGCCATGATATTTCTTCTTGTGAAGTTGATGAAAAGAACACACCAAACAAGTCCAGAAAGAATGGTGAGGCCACAGATGGCTTCAAACTTCGAAAATCTCCTCGTCTTCAAACGATTCCAAGCCAACAAGGAGATGGGAAGAAAAGTCATAAACAAGGcaacaaaatgaataactcAAAGAAAAGTGATAAGGATCTTGTGACAGATTCTTTGGGAGTTGATGAAAAGAACACACCAAACAAGTGCAGAAAGAATGGTGAGGCCACAGATGTCTATAGACTGCGAAAATCTCCTCGTCTTCAAACAATTCCAAGCCAACAAGGAGATGAGAAGAAAAGTGCTAAACAAGGCAGGAAGATGAATAACCCAATGAAAACTGATAAGGGTCTTGTGACAGATTCTTTGGGAGTTGATGAAAAGAACACACCAAACGAGTCCAAAAAGAATGGTGAGGCCACAGATGTTTTCACACTCCGAAAATCACCTCGTctacaaacaaactcaaaccaacaaGGAGATGAGAAGGAAAGTGCTAAACAAGGCAGGAAGATGAATAACCCAAAGAAAACTGATAAGGGTCTTGTAACAGATTCTTTGGGAGTTGATGAAAAGAACACACCGAACGAGTCCAGAAAGAATGGTGAGGCCACAGATGTTTTCACACTCCGAAAATCTGCTCGTctacaaacaaactcaaaccaacaaGGAGATGAGAAGAAAAGTGCTAAACAAGGCAGGAAGATGAATAACCCAAAGAAAAGTGATAAGGGTCGTATGACAGATTCTTCGGGAGTCAGAAAATCTCCTAATGGCATTCACCAATCAGCAGAAAGTCAGGAAGGAGAGAGCTCGAAGAAACAAGGACGCAATGGTGAAACACCGTCTCTGTCCAAGCTGAGTGATTTGCCATCTCAGGTGGATGGTTCTACTTATGAATTCCCTAATACAAGTCCTGTGTCACCAAATTGCAAAAGACCTCGAAGAAATGCCTTTGACTTCAAGAACCTGAGATCTGAAGACAAATTCGGAGTTAATCAGGTATGGGCTATTTATAGCAATGACAAGGGAATCCCCTCAGAGTATGTGAAGATCACGAAAGTTGAAACCAAGCCTAAGTTCGTGTTACGTGGAACCCCGACGAAGCTGTATCCACCATCTACGGAACCCGTAACCCGCCCTGTATCTTGTGGGGAATTTAAGTTGAAAAATGGAAGACCTAAAATCTTTCCTTGTGCCAGCTTCTCACATCAGGTAAAACCCTTCGACAGTAGTAAGATGTTCATAGTCAAAGTATACCCAAGGAAAGGTGAGATATGGGCTCTATA
- the LOC104748014 gene encoding protein HASTY 1-like: MLQNLKSGDVRFLANTSFHLVKKEWSPEIRLHAFKMLQHLVRLQWDELSPPECRDLVGVSVELMSEVANACENWPLKSQSAALVAEIVRRQGPDLWHEIFTLLTSLSAQGPVQAELVLMTLRWLPEDITIHNDDLEGDRRRLLLRGLAQSLPEILPLLYNLLERHFGAAISEACRQHVDLAKQHANVVIACLNAIIAYADCAPVPDLXSNFYRFKLVI, encoded by the exons ATGCTACAG AACCTAAAATCTGGAGATGTAAGGTTTCTGGCAAATACTTCTTTTCATCTTGTGAAGAAGGAGTGGTCTCCTGAAATTCGTCTGCATGCTTTTAAGATGCTACAG CATCTGGTCAGACTACAATGGGACGAATTAAGTCCTCCGGAGTGCAGGGATCTTGTTGGTGTTTCTGTTGAACTAATGTCAGAGGTTGCTAATGCATGCGAGAATTGGCCTCTTAAGAGTCAGTCAGCTGCCCTTGTAGCTGAG ATAGTTAGAAGACAAGGACCTGATCTTTGGCATGAGATATTTACATTATTGACTTCCTTGTCTGCTCAGGGCCCCGTACAA GCTGAATTGGTCTTGATGACGCTGAGATGGCTTCCTGAAGATATTACAATTCACAATGACGACTTGGAAG GTGACAGGCGTAGGCTATTGTTGCGCGGACTTGCTCAATCTTTGCCTGAGATTTTGCCTTTATTGTATAAT CTTCTTGAAAGACACTTTGGAGCTGCAATAAGTGAAGCTTGTAGGCAACACGTTGACCTGGCAAAACAGCATGCAAATGTGGTTATAGCTTGCTTGAATGCCATCATTGCATATGCTGATTGTGCTCCTGTTCCAGATCTTGNGTCAAATTTTTATCGTTTTAAGCTGGTCATTTGA
- the LOC109129050 gene encoding protein HASTY 1-like: protein MRDLLRKPKAATYLSGEGSSTGGVVSSSQVDSEKKKRLLSLINDDISGSLLDVSFQRMSKKENVPPGVTVSIGPLELWSDEFEGKGGFGPYRSKLDVAVVDSQQLALDCIVATIFDGSNEFAGGSSEVHYALRGIYEGHITLGEIDFSHNTELEANPNRDNGGVLRIGDFGLATLFDASKRQQMTNRVFTLWYRAPELLLHGVIEYSVGIDLWSAGCILAE from the exons ATGCGGGATTTACTTCGAAAGCCCAAGGCTGCGACTTATCTTAGTGGTGAGGGATCATCAACTGGCGGTGTGGTTAGTTCAAGCCAGGTTgatagtgaaaagaaaaaaagacttttaAGTCTTATTAATGATGATATCTCTGGCAGTCTACTGGATGTATCTTTCCAGCGGATGTCCAAGAAAGAAAATGTTCCTCCTGGTGTTACTGTTTCGATTGGGCCCCTGGAACTCTGGAGTGATGAATTTGAAGGGAAGGGAGGATTTGGCCCGTACCGATCAAAGCTG GATGTAGCAGTGGTGGACAGCCAGCAATTAGCACTTGATTGTATTGTGGCAACGATTTTTGATGGATCAAATGAGTTTGCTGGGGGAAGTTCTGAAGTTCATTATGCATTACGTGGAATATACGAGG GTCATATAACCCTTGGTGAAATAGATTTCAGTCACAACACGGAGTTGGAGGCAAATCCTAACCGTG ATAATGGAGGAGTTCTTAGAATAGGCGATTTCGGGCTTGCAACGTTGTTTGATGCGAGTAAGAGGCAACAGATGACGAATCGGGTTTTTACTTTATGGTACAGAGCAccagagcttcttcttcatggtGTTATTGAGTACAGTGTTGGTATTGATTTATGGAGCGCCGGTTGCATTTTAGCTGAGTAA
- the LOC104744612 gene encoding LOW QUALITY PROTEIN: leiomodin-1-like (The sequence of the model RefSeq protein was modified relative to this genomic sequence to represent the inferred CDS: deleted 1 base in 1 codon): MAAMFKRPRPAGGRHPPPLAPTVSSFKPRAQWTNSGSSIFLYVNLPDFYIDQISIKKDERTRIVQIEGQRRLSAQTKARFNESYRVSDTCDMTKLSTSFSHGLLTIEFPAIVEGDKKEKAVQDQGKTEQSRSNQEKSGHNESTLVRKKPLNEEKQVGTIQEKAAPTLNEEKPKTYKSVVESKREVPTGSREKSEPKVKAGEAIPNVRGKESPKEEKVVERKEAAQMGQQKIIQKLKEEEAKRSPTLGTSTLKPKVRAIEEEVNGGKKDANISQNKTGQMVKEKEIIRKSPAVDASLGPKVQAKLVEKKGDGEIGQKLKEGENINAGQKELMKYTKPVVGDEARRTEKKTNQPEPELKPKEGDERTELDVDDGLIKKQDEKNEKVGDIPSEGKIQEIVEQKKIEETVSAKDTGDHKDNAEVVEQETGPLLVKEGQTKTSMDPPPTVGGRGMGEEENRTYTDISLVNVGAAALVIMGFGAYVFVPLVKYFS; encoded by the exons ATGGCTGCGATGTTTAAGAGACCAAGGCCTGCCGGTGGTCGTCACCCGCCACCGCTGGCTCCGACTGTGAGCAGTTTCAAACCGAGAGCTCAATGGACTAACTCCGGATCTTCCATTTTCCTCTATGTCAATCTTCCTg ACTTTTATATTGATCAAATATCAATAAAGAAGGATGAGAGGACGAGGATTGTACAGATTGAAGGCCAGCGACGGCTCTCTGCTCAGACTAAGGCTCGTTTCAATGAATCTTACCGTGTCTCCGATACCTGTGACATGACTAAATTAAGCACGTCCTTCTCACATGGACTCTTGACGATCGAGTTTCCAGCGATCGTGGAAGGTGACAAAAAGGAGAAAGCAGTCCAAGATCAGGGGAAGACAGAACAGAGCAGGTCTAATCAGGAGAAAAGTGGTCATAATGAGAGTACCTTGGTACGAAAGAAACCTTTGAACGAGGAGAAACAAGTGGGAACAATTCAAGAGAAAGCTGCTCCAACGTTGAATGAAGAAAAACCCAAAACGTATAAGTCAGTGGTTGAGAGTAAAAGAGAGGTGCCAACGGGCAGTCGAGAGAAGTCTGAACCGAAAGTAAAAGCAGGAGAAGCGATCCCTAACGTAAGGGGAAAGGAGAGTCCGAAAGAAGAGAAGGTGGTTGAGAGAAAGGAGGCTGCTCAAATGGGTCAGCAGAAGATTATACAGAaattgaaggaagaagaggCTAAACGTTCACCAACCCTTGGTACTAGCACCTTAAAACCCAAGGTACGTGCGATAGAAGAGGAAGTAAATGGGGGAAAGAAAGATGCTAATATAAGTCAGAATAAGACTGGACAAATggtgaaggagaaagagattaTACGTAAATCACCAGCCGTTGATGCTAGCTTGGGACCTAAGGTACAAGCTAAACTTGTTGAGAAGAAGGGAGATGGTGAAATAGGTCAGAAGCTGAAAGAGGGAGAAAATATTAACGCGGGGCAAAAGGAATTAATGAAATACACAAAACCAGTTGTTGGTGATGAGGcaagaagaacagagaaaaaaacgAATCAACCAGAGCCTGAGCTAAAACCAAAAGAGGGAGATGAACGAACCGAACTGGATGTTGATGATGGCTTGATAAAAAAGCAGGATGAGAAAAATGAGAAGGTTGGAGATATACCAAGTGAAGGAAAGATCCAAGAGATAGTGGAGCAAAAGAAGATAGAGGAGACCGTTTCAGCCAAAGATACAGGAGATCATAAGGATAATGCTGAAGTTGTCGAACAAGAAACCGGTCCATTACTAGTCAAAGAAGGACAGACGAAGACCAGCATGGATCCTCCTCCTACCGTAGGAGGAAGAGGAATGGGTGAAGAAGAGAACCGGACATAT ACAGACATATCTTTGGTGAATGTCGGCGCAGCTGCTCTTGTGATCATGGGCTTTGGTGCTTATGTCTTTGTACCACTTGTAAAATATTTCTCTTGA
- the LOC104748016 gene encoding probable pectinesterase/pectinesterase inhibitor 25, whose protein sequence is MTAALVEHVNSLLSGVVTNQETCLEGLVEAKSGFAAAIGSPMGNLTRLYGISLGLVSHALNRNLKRSFKASKGKILGGGNSTYREPLETLIKGLRKTCDNDKDCRKASRKLGELGQTSGGSILVSKAVIVGRYKSDNFTTITQAIAAAPNNTRPEDGYFVIYAREGVYEEYIVVEMNKKNLMLIGDGINKTIITGNHNVIDGWTTYNSSSFAVIGERFMAVDVTLRNTAGPEKHQAVALRNNAESSSFYRCSFEGYRDTLYVHSMRQFYRECDIYGTVDFIFGNAAAIFQDCNIYARKPMAKQKNAITAHGRVDPNQNTGISIINCTIKAAPDLAAEPNSAMTFLGRPWKPYARTVFMQSYISDIVQPVGWLEWNGTTGLDTIYYGEYSNFGPGANTNQRVQWLGYSILNLAEAMNFTVYNFTMGDTCWLPQTDIPFYGGLLHTE, encoded by the exons ATGACCGCAGCTCTTGTGGAGCATGTGAACAGTCTTCTCAGTGGTGTGGTGACGAATCAGGAGACGTGTCTCGAAGGACTAGTGGAGGCGAAGAGTGGATTCGCCGCCGCGATAGGATCGCCGATGGGGAATCTCACGCGTCTTTACGGTATCTCGCTGGGGCTTGTGAGCCACGCGCTTAACCGTAACCTTAAGAGGTCGTTTAAAGCCTCTAAAGGAAAGATTCTTGGTGGTGGGAACTCAACCTATCGCGAGCCGCTCGAGACTTTGATTAAG GGTTTACGTAAAACATGCGACAACGACAAAGACTGTCGGAAAGCTAGCCGGAAATTAGGGGAGCTAGGTCAGACGAGTGGCGGTTCCATCCTCGTGAGCAAAGCAGTAATTGTCGGTCGGTACAAATCCGACAACTTTACGACGATCACTCAAGCTATTGCAGCTGCACCTAATAACACTAGACCAGAGGATGGTTACTTTGTTATCTACGCAAGAGAAGGTGTTTACGAAGAATATATTGTTGTTGAGatgaacaaaaagaacttaatgCTTATCGGAGATGGGATCAATAAGACAATTATTACTGGGAACCATAACGTTATCGACGGTTGGACTACGTATAATAGCTCAAGCTTTG ctGTAATTGGAGAGCGGTTCATGGCGGTTGATGTTACACTCAGAAACACAGCCGGACCTGAAAAACATCAGGCTGTGGCTTTGAGGAACAACGCAGAAAGTTCAAGCTTTTATCGGTGTAGTTTTGAAGGCTATCGAGATACTCTCTACGTCCATTCTATGAGACAATTCTATCGCGAATGCGATATCTATG GTACCGTCGATTTTATATTCGGGAACGCAGCCGCAATTTTTCAAGACTGTAACATATATGCTAGAAAACCAATGGCAAAGCAAAAGAACGCTATAACAGCCCATGGAAGAGTTGATCCAAACCAGAACACCGGAATCTCTATCATCAATTGTACGATAAAAGCCGCCCCGGATCTTGCAGCTGAACCTAATTCTGCCATGACATTCTTAGGTAGACCATGGAAGCCATACGCAAGGACGGTTTTCATGCAATCATATATCAGTGACATTGTCCAACCAGTCGGATGGCTCGAATGGAACGGTACAACTGGATTAGACACAATCTACTACGGTGAGTACAGTAACTTTGGACCAGGGGCAAACACGAACCAGAGAGTGCAGTGGTTAGGGTACAGTATATTGAACTTGGCAGAAGCCATGAACTTCACGGTCTACAACTTTACCATGGGAGATACATGCTGGTTGCCTCAAACCGATATTCCTTTCTATGGTGGCTTGCTACACACAGAATGA
- the LOC104744616 gene encoding uncharacterized protein LOC104744616, with protein MLVEFAMVFQLKLIWNLFTNAGSLWVAWVNGNILRKKSFWTLQDSLRLSRTIKGMISLRQQIAEFIQCEMRNSLNISFSYDTWTTHGPLINFIGSNGPRSLRMRKEALVVEVVRNGEWRMPGARSETQQQLMITLTTIAPPQNLNGPDVFLWRRNSGSFENTFSSKDTWEQLRVHSPLVPWNKVVWLKEGVPRYSFILWLAIKGRLPTRDRLRTWGLSIPTNCVLCSDGIETHDHLFFKCSFSARVWQSFASRIWRNPPSADAVVIAKLLLQSACYMIWLERNARLPPSPQQVPQYKQL; from the coding sequence ATGCTGGTGGAGTTTGCTATGGTGTTCCAGCTTAAGCTCATATGGAATCTCTTCACAAACGCTGGTTCCCTTTGGGTAGCATGGGTAAATGGCAATATTCTCCGCAAGAAGAGTTTCTGGACCCTCCAGGACTCTTTACGACTCTCAAGAACAATAAAAGGTATGATCTCTCTGAGGCAACAGATAGCAGAGTTTATACAGTGTGAAATGCGGAACAGTCTCAACATATCTTTTTCGTATGATACTTGGACAACTCATGGTCCTCTGATCAACTTCATTGGAAGCAATGGGCCAAGATCGCTGCGAATGAGAAAGGAAGCACTTGTCGTGGAGGTAGTAAGAAATGGGGAATGGAGGATGCCAGGAGCTAGATCAGAAACGCAACAGCAGCTAATGATCACCCTAACAACCATTGCTCCCCCACAGAATCTCAATGGACCTGATGTTTTCCTATGGCGTCGGAACTCAGGGTCCTTTGAAAATACATTCTCTTCCAAGGATACTTGGGAGCAGCTCCGAGTTCACTCACCATTAGTGCCATGGAATAAAGTGGTCTGGCTTAAAGAAGGGGTACCTCGGTACTCGTTTATCTTATGGTTAGCAATAAAAGGACGACTGCCTACGAGGGACAGGCTGCGAACTTGGGGACTTAGTATCCCTACAAATTGTGTGCTCTGTTCTGATGGAATTGAAACCCATGACCACCTCTTCTTCAAATGCTCATTCTCTGCAAGGGTTTGGCAATCTTTTGCTTCGAGAATCTGGAGAAACCCACCTTCAGCTGATGCAGTGGTAATCGCCAAGTTACTCCTTCAATCCGCGTGCTACATGATATGGCTTGAACGCAATGCTAGGTTACCTCCATCACCACAACAAGTTCCGCAATACAAGCAACTCTAG